The region GCCCGAAAAGCTTCAGAGTCAATTACCTTCTGTTGAGCAACTAGAAAAACAATTGAGTGAAGAAGATGATGCTAATTAGAACTTTAGTGATAATATAAACTATTGTGCTTCGATTTTCTTCCGGAATGCAAAGCCTGATCCCGAAATCAAAGATTCAGCGTAGCTAATTCTTTCGTGTAGCGGTATGCCGGTCAAAGTCTAATTTAGTTTATAAAATTTTAATTTATAAAAAATGATAATACCTTTAATAATCATTGTAATTATTTATCTGATACACCTTACAAACAAAAAAGCCAAAGTTAAGGTTGATACAACCAAACACTCTATTATAAGAATAGCAGTGCTGATAGTTGCCATTCTGTTAATTGTTTTGCTATTATATATATTTGAGGGAAGAAGTGGGATGTTAGGCGCTTTTTATGGTAGCTACTATTTTTTTGGAGCTTGGTTATTTTATTTATTAGTAGAAACAATAAGCTTTTATATTTTGAAACAAAATAAACTTGCTCAATCAAGTCTTCTTCTATTATTAATCTCAGCATTTATTGTTGGTATGGGAACTTTTGTTTTCTTCAATAGTTTACATTAATAAAAACCCGATAGCAAGGATTTGCACCCGAGCGATAGCGAACTGTCGAAGTAATCCGTGCACGTAAAGTATATCTACAAAGTGAAAGAGAGAAAAAATAAAAACTATGAGAATAAATAAGATTTGCTAATTGGAACGGGCACGGGTTGCAAATCCGCGCTATCGGGTACAAACGATTATAAATTGAAATAATACAGACCATGAAAATAACCGAACTTATTGAGATGATTAAGCAAGATAAAAATTGCAATGTAAGGCCGGCTAACCACGATATTGCCATGCCTGCAAATATTCCCGAAGACTTAAAAGAATTTTTTGAATTAACAGATGGTATCCGGCTTTTTGAAGAGCGTTCGTTCGGGATAAATATTGTTGGACGAAAAGATTTTATACCTACAAACAAGAGATTGTATCCGCCTGATGATGTTATGTGGGAAGAAATTGAAGACCATGTATCGAATGAATGGTACTTAATTGCAGAAACCGAACAACTCAGTCAATACATAAGTGTAGATTTAACCAAAGAACGCTTCGGGCAATGCTATGACAGTTTTTATGAAACACATAGTTTAGAAGGCGACTCTGCAATCGTGGCTAAAAATTTTACAGACTTATTATACAATCTGTATAGCAATAAAGGAAAACATTGGTATTGGTTGCAACCAGAATTTATAAAATTAGGTGATGCGTATGATGAGCCCACTCTATGAAGCGTTCTTAAAAAATAAACCTTCAAAAATTAAGTAATTGCTGTGCATTCAAAAAATAGCAGTTGATTGTTCGGGAAGATTTTCGGGGAGCGGGTTTCATACAATAACTGAAAAGATGACAAAATTTGAAATAGTAGAGAAGAAAATATTTAAGCCTCACATAAAGGGCTATGAATTGTCTTGGATAGCTTATGAAATTGTGGATTATTTCCAACCCGATCGCGCAGATATATTTCCACAACGATAGCGCGGATTTGCAATCCGTGCCCATAAAGTATATCTACAAAGCAAAAGAGAGAAAAAACAAAAACTGTGAGAATAAATAAGATTTGCTAATTGGAACGGGCCCGGATTGCAAATTCGCGCTATCGGGTTACAGCAAATGCATAATGATCCCAATAGTCCAATTGAAATCGTAAGAAAAGACTTAAACAGACCCAAAACGACAGGATGTGGATAATAATGATATAACTTTTTTAAGCGTACAGCTTAAAAGTTTGATGACCAATAATAAGGCTCGATTGCTAGTAGATGATCCTACACTGATTAAATTAATTGATAATCTTTGTTCTTATTGGTACATAAATGAAATTGAAATTATAAATGCTAACGAAAAAAATGAATTACCAAGGCATCAATATGAGAATAGTATATGGCTTTTAGGTGAAACTATAAGACGTTGTTTATCGGAACAAAAAAGAAAAAGAGAGGTTAATGATCTTTTAGATAAAGTTGCATTAGTTGCAGATCGTAAACAATATGGTTATGGTAGAGTAGCTTTTATTTTGATACTAAGTGAATTTGGAAATAAAAAATATGTCGATCTTTTAAGAAAATTTCTTCATGATGATGCTGTACAACTCGCGACTTTAGAAGCGTTACGAATTATGAAAGAACCAAGTGTGGAGCGAGAAATTATGGCATTGTTTACTTCTACAAAAAAGAAGTGGATAATGAAAGAGTGTGAGAAGTATTTTAGAATGTTAGCAAAAGTAAAAAGAGATTAGCAGTAATATTTTTTGCCATCGTTGGGGTAATGTATCAAAGTTAATGATGGCTCCAAAAACAAAAACAGCCGCTTCGTAAATGGAGCGGCTGTTTTAGCAGACCATTTAGGTACACCTATTCAAGGTTATAATGAAGAAGGTTCTTTGATTTGGGAAAGGCAAGTGGATAGTTTCGGGCGAGTGAAAATGTTGAAAGGTGAAGACGGTTTTTGTAACCCGATAGCGCGGATTTGCAATCCGTGCACGTAAAGTATATCGACAAATTGAAAGAGAGAAAAAAATAAAAACTGTGAGAACAAATAAGATTTACTAATTGGAACGAGCATGGATTGCGAATTTGCGCTATCTGATTTTTTTAATATATAATTCTACAGCAATAAAGATCTAACTTATTAATGCTCAAAAAAGTTTAAAAATGAATAAAATTTATTTGAATATTTTACTACTGTTTTTTTTACTTATTGTAAAAATGATGAATCTTCAATAATAAAAAAGCATCCTCTCACTAGCCATATTTTACATCCAACATATTTACTATCTCAGATGACTATAAAAGACCCGGAAGCAAAGCAGGAAGAAATTATAAAATACAAATACGATTCTTTAAACAGAATAACAGAAGTTCAACTAGGAATATCAACTGTTTATAATAGTTATGATAAAAACAACAAGCTTATTAAAAAGAAGCATATTTTTAAAGAATACAATTATTTTAATACTCAGGATTCTTTAGTTTACAGCAATCAGGAAATTAAGATTTTTTCAACCGGTAATAACAAGTATTCCCTTCCGAAAAATTATAAATTAAAATTAAACAGCTCCGGTTTGGTTGCAGAAATGCAAGCTGATAAACTAACATCTGTATCTAATGAATATGATAGTGATGATAACCTCAAAACAGAAAGATCATATAAAAATGGAAAGTGTACAAAAACGAACTTTGAATATGATAATAAACATTCTCCTTTTATCAATATTACCGGTAATGATCCGAGAACAATCCCTCAAAAAAACAACATCATCAAAGAAACAATTTACGATTGCAATAGCAATGATGTAAAAAACATAATTACTTATACTTATGAATATAACAACGATGGTTATCCTATTCAAAAAAAGGAGAAAAGAGATACTAAAGAAATCATTACAACCTACCAATATATTATAAAATAAATCTTCAAAAATAAGGCGAATGCTGTGCCCCAGCTGGCGCGAGCATCTTGCTCGTGAACTTATTGTACTCTTATCAAATAAGTTATTATTGAATCTCAAAAACCAAAAAATTAATGAAATCCCTTTTCACAATATTCTCATTTGTTTGTTCAATCGGATTTTCTTTTGCTCAAACCCATTCAATTCCTGAAAACATCAAAACACTTTTTGAAGGAAAATGGATAATTGTAAGGAAGTATTACACCAACACAGTCGAAATAAAATTTGAAAAAGATAAAGACTATGCCACCTTCATAGATATTGGCACCGGCGAAGCGCCTCCGCATATTTTAAAAGCCTATCTTCAGGAAAATAAATTGGTAATTCCGGCAAAGACTCATGAAAACGACTATGTTGAAATGACGGTAAAAAACGGTAAGCTGATCTTTAAAACATGTCCGACAATTGAAAAAGAAGACGGCACCTTTCAAAAACCAGATGAAAAACATTTATTAAGCAAGGTGTTTACAAAAGTTCCTTTGTCGGCACAGGAATCTTATAGCAGGAAATTTTTTAAAACACTGAGTGAATATGAAGAAAAGGCGACAACATCTGCCGGAAACGACAGTATTTTACACCTGGATTTCGAAAAAGAATTTGAAGCATTAATTACCAATTCTAAAATGGCACAATTTCCGACAAAAGAACTCCAGCGAAAATGTAATACAAGTGCCTTTTGCTTAAAAATTCAAAAATCAGAAGATAAAAACTTCATTCTATATACTTATGCCAGCCCGTTTTATCATTTTAATTATATAACCAAGACCATAAAAGGAAACAATAAAATTAAGGGGTATAAGATTATATTAAAAAACAACAAATGGCACGAGTACTTTACTCAGATTCATACTTTGAACAATAACGAATTTTTACTAATCGAGCAAAGAGACGATTTGGTCTTTTCCTGTAATTATGCCTATGTTTATCAATCAAACGGCGGTCAATACAAACAGAAAAAAGCTTTTGAAAACAGATTAAAACTTACGGTTTGTAATTTCACAGAAATAGAAAATCCCCCGAACTCAGATCCTGAACATCAGTCATTACCCGTAAGAACAATAACTTTTGATTACAAAAACAAAACCCTTTTTTATGGTAAATGCCACGATACCAATACCGGCAAAACCACAACAGGAAAAGCAACCTACAAAAACGGAAAGTTTGCCATAAAAAACTGCAATGACAGAAAAGATGTTGAATAAAAATATAATTTTAAACTATCTAAATTTTCGGATCTTTAAACGTTCAAAATTTTACAAACTATCGAGTTATTACATTTTATAAAATATAAAACGATGAATAAAAATCTACTGCTAACTGTTTTCGTTCTAATTCTAATTGGGTTTTCAAGTTGTAACAAAACCAAAGAAAAAACCGAATCTGTTCAGGTTTCAGAAATCCCAACCGTTGAAGAAGTCTTTGAAGGAGATACGGCTTCAGCAGAAATAAAGAAAAGACCTGAAGACTTTATTCCGAAAGGATATGTTCCTTTTGACACCATTACAGGCGATTTTAATAAAGACGGATTAGAAGATTATATTCTAATTATTAAAGGTACTGATAAAAGCAAAGTCATTACGGACGAATATCGTGGTAAATTGGACCGAAATCGCAGAGGAATTATAGCTTTAATCAATAAAAATGACGGCTACGAACTAGCGGTTAAAAACTATGATTGTTTTTCGTCTGAAAATGAAGAAGGAGGCGTTTATTATGCCCCGGAACTTGACCTCGAAATAAAAAATGGTAAACTATATATTGCCTACCGACATGGCAGATACGGCTATTGGGAATATACTTTCAGATATCAAAACAATGATTTTGAACTCATAGGTTATGACGCCAGCAGTAATCGAGGCCCTGTTACACTTGCTGAGACCAGCATCAATTTCCTGACCCGAAAAAAGATTGTCAATCAAAATACAAATGATGATGCTGATGTAGGCGAAGAAGTTTTTGAAAAAACCGAAACAAAACTTTCTCCAAACAAACTTCTTAGATTATCCGACATCAGCGATTTCGATGAACTGGATGTCTCAGGAGATTAATACCAACTAAAACCTCAAAATGAAAAACAAATTACCTCTTTTAATCCTAATTATTACGCTCTTTTCCTGTAATAAAAACGAAAAAGCAAAAGTTGCAGAACCTGTTGTCAATAAAGAAATTACTGTAAAGGATAGTTCAAAATCGGAACAAACAGAAAAACCTGCCGATTCGATAACTTGCGTTGATGTTGTCTTAGAAATCCTAACCACTGCCCCTTCGTATATTGAAGGAACAAAAGGTTTGTACGAAGCTGTTGTTAAAAACGGCGGGACTTCTATTGGAATTACTGTTGAAGGAAGCCCGAATCCTAAAATCGACAAGTCATGGAGCTATTCTGAAACGTATGATTTAAGCCTTCATGAAACTTATCCGGATCGAATGCCTACAATTGCACGTTATGTATTTGATCCTTCTAAAAGAGAACTTTTTGAATATAACACCGCTAATGATAGTTTAATTGCAATTGATTTCAATAAGGATTTGCTTTTAAAATTTGACAAAATATGCAAATAAGGCATTAAAATTGAATGACGGATAAAAGTGAATATTTACCTCAAAAATCAGAATTAAATGACCAGAAACTTAACCAGACTAGGACAACCTGTTTTTATTATCTCTTTGATCATTCTTATTCTTAACGATTGGTTCTTTAAAACCATTTTTCATAATTTCATTACCGGGAAACTGTCTGATTTTGCGGGTTTATTTGCTTTTCCATTTTTTTGGAGCGTTATTTTCCCCAAAAGAGTTAAAGAAATTCACTTGGGTACTTTCCTGTTTTTTGTCTTTTGGAAAAGTCCCTTTTCAGAAACATTTGTACATTTTATTGGAGCATCAAGAATAGTCGATTTCTCAGATAATATGGCGCTTGTAAGTGTTTTTCTTTCATTTCAAATATTAAAAAAAGAGTCTTATGTTTTAAAACTACATCCCCTATTTTTACAGTTGATTGTACTGCTTTCTTGTTTTTCATTTGTGGCAACTACACAAAAAAGAGAACCTTGCACAAGTATTGAGTGCGAATTTTTGGTATTGAATCTAAGCAACGAAACCAACAAAAAAGTGATTGTCCATATTGATTTTAAATATTCTGAAAAAGAGATAGCATTTTATAAGAAACAACAGATTTTAGATGGTATAAACAATGTTCGGGAAATTTTAGACGAAAGGCATGAAAGAAAAATATCTCCTGGTTTCCAACCTTCTGATTCTATTGAAATTGTAAAAAACACAAATGAAAATTGGAGCAATCGAAAAAAAATAAGCCTTATCGATCCATTAGTTCTTAATGTACATGAATCCAAATGGGTTGCAATACCATTATGGCAATTTGACCGTTTGGTTGGTTTTCCTGAAAATTTCAAAATTTCGGTGCTCGACACTAATCACAAAATCATTAAAACCTATAACAAAAAGACATTCTTTGAAAAAGTAAACCAAAACTCAGCTGTAAAATTAGATGAGTTTTCCCGAGAAAATAGTTTGAATTTAATATTAGGAGAAGTTAAAAAACCTTTTATCCTATCTGATTGTTATGGAAAATGGGAATCTAAAACAAATGGAACTTTCAACAAAATAGAATTCAATTCGAAGTATTTCAGCAATGACAAAACTGGCGATGTATATAATTGCCAATTCAAAAACGACACGATTTTGGTCTACACTCCAGAAAAAGTACACATCGGAATAATGAAAAAACCTAAAGATGATGTACTTGTAATTTCCTGGAGTACCGAAAAGACTTTAACCTATAAAAGATCATCTGAACCAACCTCTTTGGGCAATCAGTAATACTAAAATTTATGAAATTTAAAATTATTTCACTTTTTATAATTCTTTCAATAGCTTCTGCAAATGCACAGAAAGCCTATCTTATTAATGATTTCATGAAAGGTTATACTTTGTATTTTATTCAGCAAAAATCTGACTCCCAAACAAAAGAATATTATAAGCTTACTGAAAACGAAAGTAAAAAAACAGTACTCGAATTTGGTTCAAAGGAACTTTCTAAACCAGAAACACTAAAAACAGCAAAAACAGTTACATTCAAAAGTATTTCTCAGAAGAACATTCGAATTCTAGGCGATGTAAATTTTGATGGCAAACCTGATATCATTATTCATGAAACACAAATTAATGATGATGACGGCTGTTATTATCCAAGGGCATCATCTCATATTTTTATTAATACCGAAAACACATTTACAGTTAGTCAAAGTATTAGCGATGTTTATAATGATGCTAATTGTATGCGTGGCGGTTCGTTTGATATCGATGCAAAAAACAAACGTATTATTACATCGAGTACCTGCGGTGCAGCTTGTCATGGTTGTGAGCATTACAGCGTCTCGGGTAAAGAGGCTAAAATGATTTCCAGCTTTGAAGAAGATGGATTTACCCAAGGCCCCTTCTCTAAAATAACAGGTAAGAAATTAGAAAACAGCAAATGGGTTTCTTTCAATTCTTTATCTATTTACGAACCAAATTTAGATCCGGACAAAATACTTGCTTTTGATACCAAAAATGGCAAAGGGCGTATATTGTTGTTTAAAATAGATACTATTTTATATTATGCTTTTCAACAAAACGACGAGTATAAATTTATTTCTTTTGCTCATCCGTCCAGTCCTGAAAAAGCCAGTAAAGCCATCTTTAAATTTAAAAAACAAAATTCGGGTTACGAACTTGAATTTAACAGTGGAAGCATAAAATATCTGGTTTATGAAACTTCAGATGGAGTCGGTATCAAAATTAATGTCAACGGAAAAATATCTGATTGGCAGGGAATGAATAAAACGGGAACTTTAGAGAAATTGGTTAAAAATAAATTTAGTAATGTTATAAAAGATTAATTCTAAAACGCTCCAATTATAAATTAGTTGTAGTATATCTTTTATTTATGCGATAAGACCTAACGGGTTTTTAAAACCTGTTAGGTCTAACTAGAAGAATCTATATTTTTTACTAATTACCCAATGTCTCTTTAACCGTGATAATCTTCACCGGACAAGCTTTTGCTGCCAATTCACAACTTTCCGCAATAGCATGATTGGGAGATTTTAAAGTGAAAAAACCTTTAGCATTTACAGAATGAATCAAAACTGATTTTCCATCTTTTTTTGACATTTGAAAATGTACGGGATCCATTTCTACACAGTAATTACAACCAATGCATTTATCTCTTTGTAAAGTAACAATAACCATTACGCCTCAACAATTTTATATAGTTTATCAGACATTCTGATTCTGAATGGTAATTTGATACTGCAATCATCGCCTTTTGTTGCTTTTTCTCCTGCAACATCATTCACAAACATTTCGTCAATAATCATTTCCTGAGCTCCTGTACTTGGACCTGTGACTAAGATTTTATCTCCGATTTTAATATCATAAGCTTCAATCTTAAACTGACCTACCTCAGCTTTTGGAAAATAATGCGTTCCTTTACCCACATAAACCTTTTTCTGCGTCGCTGCAGATCCAGGAATATCACTCCATTCTCCTAATTCCTGACCTAGATAATAACCCGACCAAAATCCACGATTGTAAACCGTTTCTAAAGCTTTCATCCAATCTTTGGTTTTTTCTTTTGAAAAAGTGTCATCATAATACGCATCAATAGCTTCACGATAGGTTCTGGTTACTGTTGCTACATATTCAGGAGCACGGCCTCTCCCTTCGATTTTTAAAACTTTAATCCCTGAATCGATAACCTGATCTAAGAAATCGATTGTACACAAATCTTTTGGCGACATCATGTATTCGTTATCCAGTTCGATTTCGAAACCCGTTTCCTGATCAATAACGGTATATTTTTTTCTACAATTTTGTTTGCACGCACCCCGATTGGCAGAAGAATTATGTGAATGTAAACTCAAATAACATTTTCCCGAAACCGCCATACACAAAGCACCATGGCCAAAAATTTCGATTTCGACTAAATTTCCGTTTGGCCCTTTGATCTGTTCTTTTTCGATTTGATCTGTAATGTTCTTTACCTGACGCAAGCTTAATTCTCGGCTTAAAACCATTGTATCAGCAAATAAACTGTAGAATTTTATAGTTTCGATATTCGTTACATTCAATTGCGTTGAAATATGAACTTCTATTCCAATTGATTTTGCCATTGCAATTACTGCCTGATCCGATGCAATTACAGCTGTAATATTTGCTTCTTTGGCTTTCGTTAATAATGTTTTTACGACTGACAAATCGTGATCGTAAATAATCGTGTTTAAAGTAAGATAACTTCGAACATTTTTGGCTCCGCATCGACAGGCAATTTCTTTTAAATCATCAATCGTAAAATTCACCGTCGAACGTGCTCGCATATTAAGCTGTTCAACTCCAAAATATATGGAATCACAGCCATTGTCTAAAGCAGCCTGAAGCGACTCAAAGTCTCCAGCTGGAGACATGAGTTCAATTTTGTTGGTAAGTGTCATTTTTGATTCTATTATTTCAATGAAATGATTTTTCAATCAGTCATCTAACAATTGACAAAAATAATGTGAGGGTAGATTAGATTC is a window of Flavobacterium crocinum DNA encoding:
- a CDS encoding SMI1/KNR4 family protein encodes the protein MKITELIEMIKQDKNCNVRPANHDIAMPANIPEDLKEFFELTDGIRLFEERSFGINIVGRKDFIPTNKRLYPPDDVMWEEIEDHVSNEWYLIAETEQLSQYISVDLTKERFGQCYDSFYETHSLEGDSAIVAKNFTDLLYNLYSNKGKHWYWLQPEFIKLGDAYDEPTL
- a CDS encoding ferredoxin, giving the protein MVIVTLQRDKCIGCNYCVEMDPVHFQMSKKDGKSVLIHSVNAKGFFTLKSPNHAIAESCELAAKACPVKIITVKETLGN
- a CDS encoding XAC2610-related protein encodes the protein MKFKIISLFIILSIASANAQKAYLINDFMKGYTLYFIQQKSDSQTKEYYKLTENESKKTVLEFGSKELSKPETLKTAKTVTFKSISQKNIRILGDVNFDGKPDIIIHETQINDDDGCYYPRASSHIFINTENTFTVSQSISDVYNDANCMRGGSFDIDAKNKRIITSSTCGAACHGCEHYSVSGKEAKMISSFEEDGFTQGPFSKITGKKLENSKWVSFNSLSIYEPNLDPDKILAFDTKNGKGRILLFKIDTILYYAFQQNDEYKFISFAHPSSPEKASKAIFKFKKQNSGYELEFNSGSIKYLVYETSDGVGIKINVNGKISDWQGMNKTGTLEKLVKNKFSNVIKD
- a CDS encoding peptidase U32 family protein, with the protein product MTLTNKIELMSPAGDFESLQAALDNGCDSIYFGVEQLNMRARSTVNFTIDDLKEIACRCGAKNVRSYLTLNTIIYDHDLSVVKTLLTKAKEANITAVIASDQAVIAMAKSIGIEVHISTQLNVTNIETIKFYSLFADTMVLSRELSLRQVKNITDQIEKEQIKGPNGNLVEIEIFGHGALCMAVSGKCYLSLHSHNSSANRGACKQNCRKKYTVIDQETGFEIELDNEYMMSPKDLCTIDFLDQVIDSGIKVLKIEGRGRAPEYVATVTRTYREAIDAYYDDTFSKEKTKDWMKALETVYNRGFWSGYYLGQELGEWSDIPGSAATQKKVYVGKGTHYFPKAEVGQFKIEAYDIKIGDKILVTGPSTGAQEMIIDEMFVNDVAGEKATKGDDCSIKLPFRIRMSDKLYKIVEA